In bacterium, a single window of DNA contains:
- a CDS encoding peptidyl-prolyl cis-trans isomerase, which produces MKKTILVTIIAAVAAACIGAAYFIFKAETPLPPKPGVKIVAEVNGKPITAAFFNERYSRFTLRFHVPSAKAPNSANELKLGFLNKLIETEILLQEADLRGLFVSDEELNLEITHLKEDYPKDTLDEALERIGLKLEEWKEDRKEKLLIDKLIKKEIDSVIHVSDDEIQKFYDANKDQFQLPLMVKARQIVVATEEEANALRTRLVRGEKFEEIARLHSLSPDAQDGGDLGVFAKGQMPEEFDEIVFRYRVGSISKVVKSAYGYHIFMVEDRMRPRLQKLEEVRDQIAEGIFQGRQESFFKEWLESLKKQARIIIYPENLEDIS; this is translated from the coding sequence ATGAAAAAGACAATTCTTGTTACTATTATCGCGGCTGTGGCGGCGGCATGCATTGGCGCTGCCTATTTCATTTTCAAAGCTGAAACTCCTCTGCCTCCCAAGCCAGGCGTGAAGATCGTTGCCGAAGTCAATGGAAAGCCCATTACAGCTGCGTTCTTTAACGAGAGATACAGCCGTTTCACCTTGCGCTTCCACGTCCCTTCAGCCAAAGCACCTAATTCCGCAAACGAACTGAAACTGGGATTCCTCAATAAGCTCATCGAGACAGAGATCCTGCTGCAGGAAGCCGATCTGCGCGGCCTGTTCGTTTCCGATGAGGAACTGAACCTGGAGATAACCCATCTCAAGGAGGATTATCCCAAGGACACCCTGGACGAGGCTCTGGAGAGGATCGGGCTCAAACTGGAGGAGTGGAAGGAGGATCGGAAGGAAAAGCTGCTCATCGACAAGCTCATCAAAAAGGAGATCGACAGTGTCATCCACGTAAGTGATGATGAGATACAAAAGTTCTACGACGCCAACAAGGATCAGTTCCAACTGCCTCTGATGGTCAAGGCCAGGCAGATCGTTGTAGCCACGGAGGAAGAGGCAAACGCTCTGAGGACACGGCTCGTGCGGGGGGAAAAGTTTGAGGAAATAGCCCGCTTGCATTCCCTGAGCCCCGACGCTCAGGATGGCGGGGATCTGGGAGTTTTTGCCAAAGGCCAGATGCCCGAGGAGTTCGACGAGATCGTTTTCCGATACAGAGTCGGTTCCATCAGCAAGGTCGTCAAATCAGCATATGGCTATCATATCTTCATGGTCGAGGACCGCATGAGGCCCAGGCTTCAGAAGTTAGAGGAGGTGCGGGACCAGATCGCGGAGGGGATCTTTCAGGGCCGCCAGGAATCTTTTTTCAAGGAGTGGCT